The Methanosarcina acetivorans C2A genome includes the window AAGACCGAAGAGATGAAAGCCCGCGCCGAGGCGATTGACGAACTCATGGAAGCCGGTACCCTCGAAGACCTCACGGGTAGCAAGGACGATATCGAGCGTGAACTTGCAAAAATCAGTGCCCAGACAAGTGTCGAATCCGAACTTGCAAGGCTTAAAGCCGAAGCTGGAAAGGAGCCCGAAAAAGAGGAAACAGAGGAAGAAAAAAAGGGGGTCTGAAGATGATAATCAGGATCATTGGAGAGGGGCAGTACCGGGCACCTGAAGCTCTCTGCGAGGAATTAAACAAGATAGATAACAGGATTGTAGTTCTTGTTTCGCAAGGAAAAGCCCAGGAATTTAGACAAGAGCTCGCAAGACTGATTTCCGAGATAAAGGAAAAAGGAGAATCTGTCAGCGCGGAAGAAATTCTGGAGTCTGACATCATTGTTCCTCCGGAAGACCTGAGCCTTGAGGAAGCAAAAGAAGTATTTACAGGTTCAGGGATTTTTGAGGACTGAAGAGCTTTAAAAAGCTGCGATTTCCAGAAAAATGGGGTCAGGAATTTCTGTTCGACCGATCACCTGATTTTCAACAGGCAACTTTCCATAGCTTGGGGTCGTTCTTGATCTGAAGAATCGTTCCTCTAACCCGAGGGGCTGTTCTTCTAACCGGAGGAAACTCTCTTAACCTGAGATCCTCCTACCCCGGACCCTTCAAAAAAATAGTTGACTGAATACCATGAACAACTTCCGGATAATCCGGTACTCCAGATAAACTGGAAACTGTTCTGGCAAATTTGGAATCCTATCGGAAAAAAGAACTGACAGTTTGAGGATCTGCATTATCTGATAATCATTACAGGGACTTTTGAGTGCCTGAGAACGTTTTCTGCCACACTGCCTATCAGGAACCTCTGGACTCCGGTCAGGCCCTGTGTGCCCATTACTATCAGGTCAATATCACTCTCCTCCACATATTCAAGAATTTTCTCAGCCGGGACACCTTTCAGGTACACCGGCTCCACTTTAACTCCGGCTTCTTTTCCAAGTTTTTCTACATAACCGGTTGCAACTCCTCCTTTATTTGCGAGATATTCTTCAAATGCATCGGTCCAGCCCATAACTGACCGGGCAGTTCCAGCGTGTTCGGTAGAAATAACATACAGAGCAGATACTTCAGCCCCTGTTACCTTCGCAATGTCGATTCCATAAGCAGCTGCTTTTTGGGCGTTTTCCGAACCATCCGTTGCAATCAGAATTTTGTTGAAAAGCTTTTCGCTCATCTACTTACCCCCTTATTTTTATAATTTAAAATATGCAGGTATTACTATTAAAATTTCATCCTGAACGAAATATCAGTAAAAAAGAAAACTTTGAAAAAAAGATGAATAAAGAGGATGGACATCACAAAGTAAAAGTGACTGATGGAGCCTGTAAATAATTCACACACAGATTCGGATTCTAAGTTAAAACACAATCACTTGCGTCTTATTTCAGGTTTTTCCCCTGATTTTTTCTCCGAATTTAAGCGTAAATTTTGTGCCGTTATCTCCCTCAAGGTCTATGCTCCCCTCTATCTGGTTCACAAGAGCATTTACAAGCTGCAGCCCAAGGGATTCCGTGTTTCTGAAATTGAGATTCTTCGGGGAAGCCCTTCCCGTTGTCTGCAAAGACAAGAGTGAAATTTTCACTGTCTTCAGATGCTGTAAGGAAGACCTTTTCACTTATCGCTTCAGGTCGCTGATCTTGCCCCCGGGTATCTTCTCGTAACAAGGAAATGCTAATCTCCTCTCCTTTTCCCGGAGAGAAGGCATACTTCAGGGAGTTGGTAAAAAGTTCGTTAATTATAATGCCAAGGGATACTGCCAGATTTACTCCGAGGAAAACAGTTTCCACATCAAGTTTTATCCGGATATGGGAACTTTCCGTGCTGTACGAACGACAGAGATCGTCAATTAACTTGCGGATATAGGAGGAGAAATCCAGGATGTCGAGGTTTCCGGATTCATAAAGCTCTTCGTGTATAAGCGACATTGAAACAATCCTGTTTTCGCTTTCCCTGAAAGCTTCGATAACTTTTTTGTCACTGAACTGTTCAGCCTGCAGGTCAAGCAGGGAAGAAACTATTTGCAGGTTATTTTTGATCCTGTGGTTGATCTCTTTTTTTCGGAGATGCTCGGCTCTTGCCAGGGCTTCTTCTGCAGCTTTCCTCTCGGTAATGTCGATGACCACACCCTGAAAATAAATAGCATGACTCTCATCGTCCCTCTGAATGTAAGTCCTCTCATCGACCCAGCGCAGTTCCCCGGTTTTTGTGCAGATCCGGTATTCCATCTTGAAACCCTCGCACCGGTCTTCAATGCAGCGGTCAAGCTTTTCCTGAACATTTTTCAGATCGTCTCTATGGACAATATCGCCGTAAAGGACTCTTTCGGAGGTAAAGTCTTCAACTTCATACCCTAACATGGAGACATTTTCAGACACAAAATCCGCAGGCCATTTATCCTCATTGCGCCATAAAAAAACGACTGCAGGACTGTTATTGATGACTGTCCAGAGTACTTTTTGTACTTCGAGGGCGATTTGCAATGCCTCCTCACTTTCCCTGAACATACCGCAGACGCCCGGGATCACCTCCAAATCCCCGGAAATTCCTGGGAACTCCACGCTTTTTCTTTTGTAGATAGCGGTAAGCTCCTTTGGAATTACTTCTTCCAGCTCATTCATCGAATACCCTGAGGTTTTTCGATCAGAAAAGAGGGAATTTTTCCCGGCAAAAAACTCACTGCAGTCCTGAAAAGTCTGGCTCACATCTCTGAAATAAGCAGGGTTTGGAACCTCCTCAAGCAGGGACTCTAAAAAAAGTATTCGGTCCTGAAGTTCGTTATCGATCCCTTTACACTTCTGAATCTTGCGAATCAGAGACAGGACGTACCTCAAAAAACGAACTTCTTCGGGAGCAAACTCATCCTGCCTGTTTCTATAAAGCGTTGCGACCAGGGGGGGTTTTCCCTGGATTCTTATAAAGACACTGACCCCGCCGGAAAGTTCACCTGAACTGGCAGGCTGTCCAGTACATCCGATTTCCTGAATTGAGGACTGACTTCCCGGAAAGTAACTACATTCGTGAGGAAGCTTGAAAATTCTGCAGAATTCGGCTTTGAGAACTGAAGCTACCATCTCTGCAGTCCGGTCCATCAGGGTTTCGGGAAAAGGTTCTTGCTGCTTTTCCCGCGTAAGTAGTTTCTTCTTTCTTGCTGCCATGAAGGTAAGGTCCATTCCGTAGATATGCACATATCCATTTTCCAAAGGATTAAAAACGAAAAAGTATTCTTTTTTATTCACTTTTACTTCAATGTTTAAAACCTCTTTCTTCCTGATCGCTTTTCGAACAAAAAGAAGAAATTGAAAAGGAAGTTTTTGACCGATTCCTGTTCTCCAGACTTCAAGTAAAGTAACTGAGGCTTCGTTTGCATAAAGTACAGTTCCGTCATTTCCAGCCCTCATTACGGAATAAGGGCTTGTAGAAAGGATTTGAAGCACCCATTGTGATCCGCACTCTCCACTTTTTACTGCATTTATTACCACTCAAAACTCTCCTGTTTGCTACAAATTCACATATAATTATACATATGTATTGATTAATCGGTATAAAAAAAATATCAGACAAGATCTTTTTGTAAATAAAATAGCATATTCAATGCCCGAAAAATGAGAAAAAAGTGTTAATTTTATAAGGAAAAAACATATTGAAGCTGAAGAATTCTTATTTTCCTGCAAATAGCCGGCTTGGATGGAATAATGGAATAATTTTTATGGGCTGATCCTTATCTTTAATTGGAAATGAAAACCAGGTGATATAATTTGTCAAAAAAACAGGCAATTCTGATCTTGCTTCTCACAACCGCCCTTCTCGCTTCAGGCTGTTTGGGGGATAGCGGAACAAAAATCTCAATTTCGAGCAATGATACCGAAATTAATGTCAGCATCTCCGAACAAGCCGAAGGCGACTGGTGCCCTGTAGGAGCTCAGGTCCAGATTAAAAACCCTACCACCGGAAAAGCCCTTAATATGACAGTTACCGGCAC containing:
- a CDS encoding PspA-associated protein PspAA; the encoded protein is MIIRIIGEGQYRAPEALCEELNKIDNRIVVLVSQGKAQEFRQELARLISEIKEKGESVSAEEILESDIIVPPEDLSLEEAKEVFTGSGIFED
- a CDS encoding histidine kinase dimerization/phosphoacceptor domain -containing protein; the protein is MVINAVKSGECGSQWVLQILSTSPYSVMRAGNDGTVLYANEASVTLLEVWRTGIGQKLPFQFLLFVRKAIRKKEVLNIEVKVNKKEYFFVFNPLENGYVHIYGMDLTFMAARKKKLLTREKQQEPFPETLMDRTAEMVASVLKAEFCRIFKLPHECSYFPGSQSSIQEIGCTGQPASSGELSGGVSVFIRIQGKPPLVATLYRNRQDEFAPEEVRFLRYVLSLIRKIQKCKGIDNELQDRILFLESLLEEVPNPAYFRDVSQTFQDCSEFFAGKNSLFSDRKTSGYSMNELEEVIPKELTAIYKRKSVEFPGISGDLEVIPGVCGMFRESEEALQIALEVQKVLWTVINNSPAVVFLWRNEDKWPADFVSENVSMLGYEVEDFTSERVLYGDIVHRDDLKNVQEKLDRCIEDRCEGFKMEYRICTKTGELRWVDERTYIQRDDESHAIYFQGVVIDITERKAAEEALARAEHLRKKEINHRIKNNLQIVSSLLDLQAEQFSDKKVIEAFRESENRIVSMSLIHEELYESGNLDILDFSSYIRKLIDDLCRSYSTESSHIRIKLDVETVFLGVNLAVSLGIIINELFTNSLKYAFSPGKGEEISISLLREDTRGQDQRPEAISEKVFLTASEDSENFTLVFADNGKGFPEESQFQKHGIPWAAACKCSCEPDRGEHRP
- a CDS encoding universal stress protein codes for the protein MSEKLFNKILIATDGSENAQKAAAYGIDIAKVTGAEVSALYVISTEHAGTARSVMGWTDAFEEYLANKGGVATGYVEKLGKEAGVKVEPVYLKGVPAEKILEYVEESDIDLIVMGTQGLTGVQRFLIGSVAENVLRHSKVPVMIIR